In a genomic window of Terriglobales bacterium:
- the dusB gene encoding tRNA dihydrouridine synthase DusB, whose translation MQKRWENPVSTDTARPQAPVPASFRIGGVTLAPATVLAPMAGVTDTVFRRFIRNLGGCGLIMTEFTSADGMLRDKRMRGRYLHFYDDEHPISAQLFGSDPAVLADAARMIEGLGFDLVDLNLGCPAKKVVKCNGGSGLLRDLPRIAEIFRAVRSAVTIPFTVKFRAGWNDNEIVCVDLARLAEDCGLQAVALHARTREQGYGGNAQWGWIAEIKNAVGIPVIGNGDVRTPQDACAMIAQTGCDAVMVGRAAAANPWIFRQIAQHAATGAYDEPTDRDRYNMIRTYFQMLVEEELPGAVGKMKQFASWFTHGVRNGSALRKAVYEARAEREILDRVDHFFHAALSEPVAVPN comes from the coding sequence GTGCAGAAGCGCTGGGAAAACCCGGTCTCGACCGACACCGCCCGTCCGCAGGCACCGGTGCCGGCATCCTTCCGCATCGGCGGGGTGACGCTCGCGCCGGCAACCGTGCTGGCCCCCATGGCAGGTGTGACCGACACCGTGTTCCGCCGCTTCATCCGCAACCTCGGCGGATGCGGCCTGATCATGACCGAATTCACCTCCGCCGACGGCATGTTGCGCGACAAGCGCATGCGCGGCCGCTACCTCCACTTCTACGACGACGAGCATCCCATCTCGGCGCAATTGTTCGGCAGCGATCCCGCGGTGCTCGCCGACGCCGCCCGCATGATCGAGGGCCTCGGCTTCGACCTGGTGGACTTGAACCTCGGCTGCCCGGCGAAGAAGGTGGTGAAGTGCAACGGCGGCTCCGGGCTGCTGCGCGACCTGCCGCGCATCGCGGAAATTTTTCGCGCCGTGCGCAGCGCCGTGACCATTCCCTTCACGGTGAAGTTCCGCGCCGGGTGGAACGACAACGAGATCGTCTGCGTGGACCTGGCGCGCCTGGCCGAGGATTGCGGCCTGCAGGCGGTGGCGCTGCACGCCCGCACCCGCGAGCAGGGATACGGCGGAAACGCGCAATGGGGGTGGATTGCCGAGATCAAGAATGCTGTGGGCATCCCAGTGATCGGCAACGGCGATGTTCGCACCCCGCAGGACGCCTGTGCCATGATCGCCCAGACGGGGTGCGATGCGGTGATGGTCGGGCGCGCGGCGGCGGCGAATCCATGGATTTTCCGCCAGATTGCGCAACATGCCGCCACCGGCGCCTACGACGAACCCACCGATCGCGATCGCTACAACATGATTCGCACCTACTTCCAGATGCTGGTCGAGGAAGAGTTGCCGGGCGCGGTCGGCAAGATGAAGCAGTTCGCTTCCTGGTTCACGCATGGTGTTCGCAATGGGAGTGCCCTGCGCAAGGCGGTGTACGAGGCGCGCGCGGAACGCGAAATCCTGGACCGCGTCGACCACTTTTTCCACGCCGCATTGAGCGAGCCTGTCGCCGTACCCAATTGA
- a CDS encoding DsrE family protein, translating to MATRRTFLEKTTQLAAGALAAGAVTASTSEAQTPQPQAPKKKLHILMRSSWGTDEPTRASFVFSHGAALAEAGHDVQIFLTHEATYLMRKATVDMVKPIGWPPLSETMAKVVAKRIPVFS from the coding sequence ATGGCAACTCGACGAACCTTTCTTGAAAAAACAACCCAACTGGCTGCTGGCGCACTCGCCGCCGGGGCGGTTACCGCTTCCACCAGCGAGGCCCAGACTCCGCAACCTCAAGCACCCAAGAAGAAGCTGCACATTTTGATGAGGAGCTCTTGGGGAACTGATGAGCCCACCCGCGCATCGTTCGTGTTTTCCCACGGGGCCGCACTGGCCGAGGCCGGCCATGACGTGCAGATATTTCTCACTCACGAGGCTACTTATCTCATGCGCAAGGCGACGGTTGATATGGTCAAGCCCATTGGGTGGCCACCGTTGAGTGAGACCATGGCCAAGGTTGTAGCCAAACGTATCCCGGTATTCTCTTGA
- a CDS encoding HU family DNA-binding protein, producing the protein MLARPAQESTMNKGHLVDRISSSTKCSKTQAATAIDTLVDSVTAALKKGERVTLVGFGTFAVSNRKARNGRNPQTGSLIKIAARKVAKFTPGIDLKKAVNRKST; encoded by the coding sequence TTGTTAGCAAGACCTGCCCAGGAGAGCACCATGAACAAAGGCCATCTCGTTGACCGGATCTCCAGTTCCACGAAATGCAGCAAGACGCAGGCTGCCACGGCAATCGATACGCTCGTGGACAGCGTTACGGCCGCGCTGAAGAAAGGGGAGCGTGTTACGCTTGTGGGTTTCGGCACCTTCGCGGTGTCGAATCGCAAAGCGCGGAACGGGCGCAATCCCCAGACCGGGTCGCTGATCAAAATCGCCGCGCGTAAAGTTGCCAAGTTCACGCCCGGCATTGATTTGAAAAAGGCAGTCAATCGCAAGTCGACATAA
- the rpmE gene encoding 50S ribosomal protein L31, producing the protein MKAAIHPSYEEVRVHCACGNTFSTRSTHKGDIHVEICSACHPFFTGKQKLMDTAGRVERFRRKYAKNAPAAAEKK; encoded by the coding sequence ATGAAGGCAGCCATTCATCCTTCGTACGAGGAAGTACGCGTCCACTGCGCCTGCGGGAACACTTTTAGCACCCGTTCGACGCACAAGGGCGACATCCATGTGGAAATCTGCTCCGCGTGCCACCCGTTCTTCACCGGCAAGCAGAAGCTGATGGACACGGCGGGCCGCGTCGAGCGCTTCCGCCGCAAATACGCCAAGAACGCGCCGGCGGCAGCCGAGAAGAAATAG
- a CDS encoding MBL fold metallo-hydrolase, giving the protein MAYTIGNFELSLFTDGTYLLDGGAMFGVIPKVMWEKKARADELNRIVLACNSLLIRDGKHTVLVETGIGPKLPEKRRNIFQNQPQLPDNLRAGGVDPAEIDIVINTHLHFDHCGWNTYVENGQVKPTFPNARYYTQAGEVEHGHQQHERDRVSYIGENYDPLIAGGQMQLLRGDGEITPGISVRVYSGHTRHMMAVLVRSGGKTACYISDLVPMLSHLDLTWVMGYDLFPLETIDNRKKFYEEAIRENWLVVFTHEPQTPAAFLDRDEKGKITASPV; this is encoded by the coding sequence ATGGCCTACACGATCGGAAATTTTGAGCTGTCCTTGTTTACCGACGGCACCTACCTGCTGGATGGCGGCGCGATGTTCGGCGTGATTCCCAAGGTGATGTGGGAGAAGAAGGCCCGCGCCGACGAGTTGAACCGCATCGTGCTCGCTTGCAATTCGCTTCTCATCCGTGACGGCAAGCACACCGTGCTGGTGGAAACCGGCATTGGGCCGAAGCTTCCCGAGAAGCGCCGCAATATTTTTCAGAACCAGCCCCAGCTCCCCGACAACCTGCGCGCCGGCGGCGTGGATCCCGCCGAGATCGACATCGTCATCAACACGCACCTGCATTTCGATCACTGCGGCTGGAATACGTACGTCGAAAACGGACAGGTCAAGCCCACCTTTCCCAACGCGCGCTACTACACGCAGGCGGGCGAGGTGGAGCACGGGCACCAGCAGCACGAGCGCGACCGCGTCAGCTACATCGGCGAGAATTATGATCCCCTCATCGCCGGCGGGCAAATGCAGCTGCTGCGCGGCGACGGCGAGATCACTCCAGGTATTTCCGTGCGCGTCTATTCCGGGCACACTCGCCACATGATGGCGGTGCTGGTGCGCAGCGGCGGCAAGACCGCCTGCTACATTTCCGACCTTGTTCCCATGCTCTCGCACCTGGACCTGACCTGGGTGATGGGCTACGACCTGTTTCCGCTGGAAACCATCGACAATCGCAAGAAGTTTTACGAGGAAGCGATACGCGAGAACTGGCTGGTGGTGTTCACGCACGAGCCGCAAACGCCGGCGGCGTTTCTGGATCGCGATGAAAAAGGCAAGATCACCGCTTCACCGGTTTAG
- a CDS encoding C4-type zinc ribbon domain-containing protein, with the protein MNPDIQNLKELQEADREISRLSQEIAALPRRVAVIEAKLADSKARKEKALAAIKTGDANKRKFESQIQDLQQKVSKYRDQMLGVKTNHEYKALTAEVEFAQQHIREAEDKILEGMMAAESLEKDLKAAEAELKAETAEIEKEKADARSRTEIDEKELAEWKGKRDKLRAVVTPDVLRHYDRVLKLRGSAMAEAVDHKCSACQVMLRPQVYNDVRTNEQIIICDSCHRIIWYDPARDVQPAKPARDENAVPAEAGPTGA; encoded by the coding sequence ATGAATCCAGACATACAGAATCTGAAGGAGTTGCAGGAGGCCGACCGCGAAATCTCACGCCTCTCGCAAGAAATTGCCGCATTGCCGCGCCGGGTGGCGGTTATCGAGGCCAAACTCGCCGATTCCAAAGCCCGCAAAGAGAAAGCGCTGGCCGCCATCAAGACGGGCGACGCCAACAAACGCAAGTTCGAATCCCAGATCCAGGACCTGCAGCAGAAGGTCTCCAAGTATCGCGACCAGATGCTCGGGGTCAAGACGAACCATGAGTACAAGGCCCTCACCGCCGAGGTCGAATTCGCGCAGCAGCATATTCGCGAGGCCGAAGACAAGATCCTGGAAGGGATGATGGCGGCGGAGTCACTGGAGAAAGATCTCAAGGCCGCCGAGGCCGAACTGAAGGCCGAAACCGCTGAAATCGAGAAAGAAAAAGCCGACGCCCGCTCGCGAACCGAGATTGACGAAAAAGAGCTTGCGGAGTGGAAGGGGAAGCGTGACAAGTTGCGCGCCGTGGTCACGCCCGACGTCCTTCGCCACTACGATCGCGTGCTGAAGCTGCGCGGCAGCGCCATGGCCGAGGCCGTCGACCACAAGTGCTCGGCCTGCCAGGTCATGCTGCGGCCGCAGGTTTATAACGATGTCCGTACCAACGAGCAGATCATCATTTGCGATTCCTGCCATCGCATCATCTGGTACGACCCGGCCCGCGACGTCCAGCCCGCGAAGCCAGCCCGGGATGAAAACGCGGTTCCGGCGGAAGCGGGTCCAACCGGCGCGTAA
- a CDS encoding S9 family peptidase: MSFVEHDATGEHAQLWYIDVATGKKAALVGESKLQSLFPPDSKVTTEQRERARRYSVAEYQWAPDSKHLLFDSRGQLWYYSLDTATAVQLTAAAEGSTNPKFSPDGKRLAYIRKHDIWERPVGEGGERAVTRDGDDNLLNGEVDWVYEEELGVRSNYFWSPDSRRIVFLQMNEKPVPTYPLVDWMPTHPKVNELKYPKAGDPNPQVRVGVVGTDGGKVRWISLSDASADDFYIPRFGWIGNSTVYALVVNRLHTRMDLYFADAGTGRSRVVLTESDPSGYLDDERFHITWLKSGDRFLWPSWRDGHMQLYLYGFDKNNPLGAEAKLERQLTKGDFDVSGVDAVDESNGTVYFEANAGDPRQDHVFATKLDGTSMQKITQDQGVHRARFAENGQYFVDNFSALMSPPRLSLCKIGGTCHAFWESRAIATYNLIAPRAVELKAADGQTTLYGYLLLPPGAEQAGTASIPVILNPYGGPGGQVVRDTWGGATFLFHNIMARRGFAILQVDNRGMAGRGRAFATPILRHFGKVELEDQLAALDQVLKQFPALDPNRVGWWGWSYGGYMTLYAMTHSDRIRAGVSVAPVTDWRDYDSTYTERYMGLPKENAAGYADSSPVNAANALRGRLLEVHGTSDDNVHVQNTMQMIRALVNAGKQFDLQLYPGKTHGISGAQDRTQLYHRIQWQFEQYLMNPRQP; this comes from the coding sequence GTGTCCTTTGTTGAGCACGACGCAACCGGAGAGCACGCCCAGCTCTGGTATATCGACGTTGCTACCGGCAAAAAGGCAGCCCTGGTGGGGGAAAGCAAGCTGCAGTCCTTGTTTCCGCCCGACAGCAAAGTGACCACGGAGCAGCGCGAGCGCGCCCGGCGCTACTCGGTTGCCGAGTACCAGTGGGCGCCTGATTCCAAGCACTTGCTCTTCGACAGCCGCGGCCAGCTTTGGTACTACTCGCTCGATACCGCGACTGCGGTGCAGCTGACAGCCGCCGCAGAAGGCAGCACCAATCCCAAATTTTCGCCCGACGGAAAGCGGCTGGCTTATATCCGCAAGCACGACATCTGGGAGCGTCCTGTGGGCGAAGGCGGCGAGCGAGCGGTTACCCGGGATGGTGACGACAACCTTCTCAACGGCGAAGTGGATTGGGTCTACGAGGAAGAACTCGGGGTGCGCAGCAACTATTTCTGGTCTCCGGACAGCCGGCGCATCGTGTTTCTCCAAATGAACGAAAAACCGGTGCCCACCTATCCCCTGGTGGACTGGATGCCAACGCATCCCAAGGTCAACGAGCTGAAGTATCCCAAGGCGGGAGATCCCAATCCGCAGGTTCGCGTTGGAGTTGTAGGCACCGATGGTGGAAAGGTGCGCTGGATTAGCCTGAGCGACGCATCGGCTGACGATTTTTACATACCGCGCTTTGGCTGGATCGGGAACAGCACGGTGTACGCGCTGGTGGTGAACCGCCTGCACACCAGGATGGACCTCTACTTCGCCGACGCGGGCACCGGCCGTTCGCGGGTGGTGCTCACCGAGTCTGACCCCAGCGGCTACCTGGATGATGAGCGCTTCCATATCACGTGGCTGAAATCCGGCGACCGCTTCCTATGGCCAAGCTGGCGCGATGGCCACATGCAGCTTTACCTGTACGGCTTCGACAAGAACAATCCGCTGGGAGCAGAGGCCAAGCTGGAACGGCAACTGACCAAGGGAGATTTCGATGTCAGCGGGGTGGACGCGGTCGACGAGTCCAACGGCACGGTGTACTTCGAGGCCAACGCCGGCGATCCGCGCCAGGACCACGTGTTCGCGACCAAGCTGGACGGAACGTCGATGCAGAAGATCACCCAGGATCAAGGGGTTCACCGGGCCAGGTTTGCCGAAAACGGGCAGTACTTCGTGGACAATTTTTCGGCGCTGATGTCACCTCCACGGTTGTCGTTATGCAAAATTGGGGGGACTTGCCACGCGTTCTGGGAGTCCCGCGCCATAGCCACTTACAACCTGATCGCGCCGCGCGCGGTCGAACTCAAAGCCGCTGACGGACAAACCACCTTGTACGGCTACCTGCTGCTTCCGCCCGGCGCAGAACAGGCCGGGACGGCCAGTATTCCGGTGATCCTGAACCCGTACGGCGGGCCCGGCGGGCAGGTGGTGCGCGACACGTGGGGCGGCGCCACTTTCCTGTTCCATAACATCATGGCGCGGCGGGGATTCGCCATCCTGCAGGTGGACAATCGCGGCATGGCGGGGCGCGGACGAGCTTTCGCCACGCCCATCCTCCGTCACTTCGGCAAAGTTGAACTGGAAGACCAACTGGCGGCGCTCGACCAGGTTCTGAAGCAGTTTCCGGCGCTGGATCCCAATCGCGTCGGATGGTGGGGATGGAGCTACGGCGGTTACATGACACTGTACGCCATGACGCACAGCGATCGTATTCGCGCCGGCGTGTCGGTTGCCCCGGTCACGGACTGGCGCGATTACGATTCAACCTACACCGAGCGCTACATGGGCCTGCCGAAAGAAAATGCCGCGGGTTATGCCGACAGTTCGCCGGTGAATGCAGCGAATGCGCTGCGGGGGCGACTTCTGGAGGTCCATGGCACCAGCGATGACAATGTGCACGTGCAGAACACGATGCAGATGATTCGTGCGCTGGTGAACGCCGGCAAGCAGTTCGACCTGCAACTCTATCCCGGAAAGACGCACGGCATCAGCGGCGCTCAGGATCGCACGCAACTCTACCATCGCATTCAATGGCAGTTCGAGCAGTACCTGATGAATCCACGCCAACCTTGA